Proteins found in one Nitrosopumilus maritimus SCM1 genomic segment:
- a CDS encoding MFS transporter, producing the protein MNKVLILVNITGLIIGISYGLHGPILPVFAKNVIGATYSELGLIGLTNFIPYMFIPLFVGILLDRFNNGYLLALGTAINSASIYLLSIAQSVPEIMGFRIMTGVAHAFFWPPCESIISNESTEKNRVKNISWFTMFFVIGFMVGPLLGTVFLEGLDTTYRILFQITAFILATALISSILVSRKSVRNHHEHFSFSSIKEMKRFPEVIILLLFCTSSFGIILTIYPAFLNDNGMTDTDILLLFFVFGISRVISLALAGKFARKTSQTLIAAVFAVSAGLAISVVADSIITFGIALVLMGFGFSIFFPLTLEIILSKTKKGISGKIIGVYETVFGMGWAIGPTLGGPISQSLGDDTPYLIFCVIGIGVALLAIITRKKLEPQRVLD; encoded by the coding sequence ATGAACAAAGTTCTGATTCTAGTAAACATTACAGGTCTGATTATTGGAATTTCTTATGGACTACACGGACCAATACTTCCAGTCTTTGCAAAAAATGTCATAGGTGCGACATATTCTGAACTTGGATTAATCGGATTAACAAATTTCATTCCTTACATGTTCATTCCATTGTTTGTCGGAATTCTTCTTGACAGATTCAATAATGGATACTTGCTAGCATTGGGAACTGCAATCAATTCTGCATCAATTTACCTTCTATCAATTGCACAATCAGTACCAGAGATTATGGGATTTAGAATTATGACAGGTGTGGCTCATGCATTTTTCTGGCCTCCATGTGAATCAATCATATCAAATGAAAGTACAGAGAAAAACAGAGTAAAGAACATCTCGTGGTTTACAATGTTCTTTGTAATTGGGTTCATGGTAGGACCACTACTAGGTACCGTATTTTTGGAGGGTCTTGATACAACATACAGAATCCTATTCCAGATTACTGCATTCATTTTAGCAACTGCATTGATTTCATCAATTCTAGTTTCAAGAAAAAGCGTTAGAAATCATCATGAACATTTTTCATTTTCATCAATCAAAGAGATGAAGAGATTTCCTGAAGTCATAATTTTGTTGCTTTTTTGTACATCATCATTTGGAATAATTCTGACAATCTATCCAGCATTTCTAAATGACAATGGAATGACAGACACAGACATTTTGTTATTGTTTTTTGTTTTTGGAATTTCACGGGTAATTTCACTTGCACTGGCAGGAAAGTTTGCAAGAAAAACTAGTCAGACATTGATTGCAGCAGTATTTGCAGTATCAGCTGGACTGGCAATATCAGTTGTAGCAGACTCTATCATTACTTTTGGAATTGCACTAGTTCTAATGGGATTTGGATTCAGTATATTCTTCCCGCTAACTTTGGAGATTATTCTAAGCAAGACTAAGAAAGGAATTTCAGGAAAAATCATAGGAGTATATGAAACAGTCTTTGGAATGGGTTGGGCAATAGGGCCAACACTTGGTGGACCAATATCACAATCACTAGGAGATGATACACCGTATCTGATATTTTGTGTAATAGGAATTGGGGTAGCACTACTTGCAATCATTACTAGAAAGAAACTAGAGCCACAAAGAGTCTTGGATTAG
- a CDS encoding P-II family nitrogen regulator, whose translation MKKVEAIVNESAQNAVIDAMRKVGISGVTVSKVQGQGAQDPPLVGDFFSRVLIVCVVDDPKLDEILDAIAGAACTGTKGDGKVYVSDICDALDICTKKRGTMDI comes from the coding sequence ATGAAAAAAGTTGAAGCAATAGTTAACGAATCTGCTCAAAATGCAGTTATTGATGCAATGAGAAAGGTTGGCATTAGCGGTGTAACTGTTAGCAAAGTTCAAGGTCAAGGCGCACAAGATCCTCCTTTAGTTGGTGACTTCTTTAGCAGGGTGTTAATCGTCTGTGTAGTCGATGATCCTAAACTAGATGAAATCCTTGATGCAATTGCAGGTGCTGCTTGTACTGGTACTAAAGGAGATGGCAAAGTCTATGTTTCAGATATTTGTGATGCTCTTGATATCTGCACTAAAAAGCGCGGAACAATGGATATCTAA
- a CDS encoding Sec-independent protein translocase subunit TatA/TatB has product MIDYSLNVAGSEWIIIIFVALVLILGTGKLPGAARKLGKAVNEYNKAKNDIQESMKEVTEEAPKISGPVESERQKLEVIAKSIGVKVEGKTDDELRKIIADKIGQKKIDESENNQ; this is encoded by the coding sequence ATGATAGATTATTCACTAAATGTAGCAGGTAGTGAATGGATAATCATAATTTTTGTTGCTCTGGTTTTGATTTTGGGAACAGGAAAGCTTCCTGGTGCTGCAAGAAAGCTTGGAAAAGCAGTCAATGAATACAACAAAGCAAAAAATGACATTCAAGAAAGTATGAAAGAAGTTACAGAAGAAGCACCAAAGATTTCAGGACCTGTAGAATCAGAGAGACAGAAACTAGAGGTAATTGCAAAATCAATTGGAGTCAAAGTTGAAGGAAAGACTGATGATGAGTTGCGAAAAATTATTGCAGACAAGATTGGTCAAAAAAAGATAGACGAGTCAGAAAACAATCAGTAA